Proteins encoded in a region of the Cupriavidus pauculus genome:
- a CDS encoding O-succinylhomoserine sulfhydrylase has translation MSEPFDPNALGIDTLGVRAGTLRSEFQEHSEAMYLTSSFCFANAAEAAERFANSEEAYTYSRFTNPTVSMFQARLAALEGAEACQATASGMSAILSVALATLQSGDHIVSSRSIFGSTMTLFNTVLGKFGVETTYVDGGDVSAWRAAVRPNTKLFFLETPSNPLTEVADIAAVADIAHNAGALFVVDNCFCSPALQQPLKFGADVVVHSATKHIDGQGRVLGGAIVGTRDFIMGKVFPFVRTAGPTLSAFNAWVMLKGMETLAIRMERHSSNALALAEFLESHPAVARVFHPALKSHPQYETARRQQSGGGAIVSFELKGATAEQQRANAWRVIDSTKLCSITGNLGDTRTTITHPYTTTHLRVTPEAKAAAGISEGLIRLSVGLESVEDLKADLLRGLGQ, from the coding sequence ATGAGCGAACCGTTCGATCCCAATGCCCTCGGCATCGACACGCTGGGCGTGCGCGCCGGCACCCTGCGCAGCGAGTTCCAGGAGCACTCGGAGGCGATGTACCTGACCTCCAGCTTCTGCTTCGCCAACGCCGCGGAAGCCGCCGAGCGCTTTGCCAACTCGGAAGAGGCGTACACGTACTCGCGCTTCACGAACCCGACCGTGTCGATGTTCCAGGCGCGGCTGGCCGCGCTCGAAGGGGCCGAGGCCTGCCAGGCCACGGCCTCCGGCATGAGCGCGATCCTGTCCGTGGCGCTGGCCACGCTGCAGTCGGGCGATCATATCGTGAGCTCGCGCTCGATCTTCGGTTCGACGATGACGCTGTTCAACACGGTGCTCGGCAAGTTCGGCGTGGAAACGACCTACGTCGATGGCGGCGATGTGTCGGCGTGGCGTGCGGCCGTGCGTCCCAACACGAAGCTGTTCTTCCTCGAGACGCCGTCGAACCCGCTGACCGAGGTGGCCGATATCGCCGCCGTGGCCGATATCGCGCACAACGCGGGCGCGCTGTTCGTCGTCGATAACTGCTTCTGCTCGCCGGCGCTGCAGCAGCCGCTGAAGTTCGGTGCCGACGTCGTCGTGCATTCGGCGACCAAGCATATCGACGGGCAGGGCCGTGTGCTCGGCGGCGCGATCGTCGGGACGCGCGACTTCATCATGGGCAAGGTGTTTCCGTTCGTGCGCACCGCGGGTCCGACGCTGTCGGCCTTCAACGCATGGGTCATGCTCAAGGGCATGGAAACGCTGGCCATCCGCATGGAACGCCATTCGTCGAACGCGCTCGCGCTGGCCGAGTTCCTGGAGTCGCATCCGGCCGTCGCACGCGTGTTCCATCCGGCGCTGAAGTCGCATCCGCAGTACGAGACCGCCAGGCGCCAGCAAAGCGGTGGCGGGGCGATCGTCTCGTTCGAGCTGAAGGGCGCGACGGCCGAGCAGCAGCGCGCCAACGCATGGCGCGTGATCGACAGCACGAAGCTGTGCTCGATCACGGGCAATCTCGGCGATACGCGCACGACCATCACGCATCCGTACACGACCACCCACCTGCGCGTGACGCCCGAGGCCAAGGCGGCCGCCGGCATCAGCGAAGGCCTGATCCGCCTGTCGGTGGGCCTGGAGTCGGTCGAGGACCTGAAGGCGGACCTGCTCCGCGGCCTCGGTCAGTAA
- a CDS encoding ABC transporter permease, whose protein sequence is MSEQDPPNTGVNRAGTASIAGAAAVPTHYPQPLLPRNARNWMMVWYRNFMVWKKLAIPSMIGNLADPMIYLFGLGLGLGLLVGQVSGVSYIAFLAAGTTASSVMMSASFEAMYSAFSRMHVQRTWEAIMHAPLTLGDVVLGEIVWAASKAVLSGVAIMLVAGALGYAKMPGALMALPVIVLAGITFASLAMIVTSLAPGYDFFMFYQTLVMTPMLLLSGVFFPLEQLPEGVRTATAFLPLSHAVALIRPLMLGTPVQHVGLHLGVLLVYAVVALVLALVLLRRRMLK, encoded by the coding sequence ATGAGCGAACAGGATCCCCCCAATACCGGCGTGAACCGCGCGGGCACCGCCTCGATAGCGGGCGCCGCGGCCGTGCCCACGCACTACCCCCAGCCATTGCTGCCGCGCAATGCGCGCAACTGGATGATGGTCTGGTATCGCAACTTCATGGTGTGGAAGAAGCTCGCGATTCCCTCGATGATCGGCAATCTCGCCGACCCGATGATCTATCTGTTCGGGCTGGGGCTCGGGCTGGGACTGCTGGTCGGCCAGGTCAGCGGCGTGTCGTATATCGCGTTTCTCGCGGCGGGTACCACGGCGTCCAGCGTCATGATGTCGGCGAGCTTCGAGGCGATGTACTCGGCGTTCTCGCGCATGCACGTGCAGCGCACGTGGGAGGCCATCATGCATGCGCCGCTCACGCTCGGGGACGTCGTGCTGGGCGAGATCGTATGGGCGGCCAGCAAGGCCGTGCTGTCCGGCGTGGCCATCATGCTCGTGGCGGGCGCGCTCGGCTATGCGAAGATGCCTGGCGCGCTCATGGCGCTACCCGTGATCGTGCTCGCGGGCATCACGTTCGCGAGCCTCGCGATGATCGTGACGTCGCTGGCGCCGGGCTACGACTTCTTCATGTTCTACCAGACGCTCGTGATGACGCCGATGCTGCTGCTGTCCGGCGTGTTCTTCCCGCTCGAGCAGTTACCGGAAGGCGTGCGCACGGCCACGGCCTTCCTGCCGCTCTCGCATGCCGTGGCGCTGATCCGTCCGTTGATGCTGGGCACGCCGGTACAGCACGTGGGCCTGCATCTGGGCGTGCTGCTGGTCTATGCGGTGGTCGCGCTGGTGCTGGCGCTGGTGTTGCTGCGCCGGCGGATGCTGAAGTAA
- the nodI gene encoding nodulation factor ABC transporter ATP-binding protein NodI has translation MTAILQLRKVRKLYGDTVVVDDLDLEVQRGQCFGLLGPNGAGKTTTLRMLLGLTTPASGTLTLCGEPIPQRAPQARMRVGVVPQFDNLDPDFSVIENLRIFGRYFGLSSAVIEERVPKLLEFARLENRAKAQVRDLSGGMRRRLTVARALINDPDLLVMDEPTTGLDPQARHLIWERLKSLIAAGKTILLTTHFMEEAERLCDHLCVIDGGRKIAEGKPHELIDSEIGCDVVEIYGDELGPIHEVVRPLGQRCEMRGETLYCYVREPAPLLAALHGRAGIRYLHRPANLEDVFLKLTGRDMRD, from the coding sequence TTGACTGCCATCCTCCAACTGCGCAAGGTGCGCAAGCTCTACGGCGACACCGTCGTGGTCGACGACCTCGACCTCGAAGTCCAGCGTGGCCAGTGCTTCGGGCTGCTGGGACCCAATGGCGCCGGCAAGACCACCACGCTGCGCATGCTGCTGGGGCTCACCACGCCCGCCTCCGGCACGCTTACGCTGTGCGGCGAACCGATTCCGCAGCGCGCGCCGCAGGCACGCATGCGTGTTGGCGTGGTGCCGCAGTTCGACAACCTCGATCCCGATTTCTCGGTGATCGAGAACCTGCGCATCTTCGGCCGTTACTTCGGTCTCTCGTCCGCCGTGATCGAGGAGCGCGTGCCGAAGCTGCTCGAGTTCGCGCGGCTCGAGAACCGCGCCAAGGCGCAGGTGCGCGATCTCTCCGGCGGCATGCGCCGGCGGCTGACGGTCGCGCGCGCGCTGATCAACGATCCCGATCTGCTCGTGATGGACGAGCCGACGACCGGCCTCGATCCGCAGGCGCGCCACCTGATCTGGGAACGCCTGAAGTCGCTGATCGCCGCGGGCAAGACCATTCTGCTCACCACGCACTTCATGGAGGAAGCGGAACGCCTGTGCGACCACCTGTGCGTGATCGACGGGGGCCGCAAGATCGCCGAGGGGAAGCCGCATGAGCTGATCGACAGCGAGATCGGCTGCGACGTCGTGGAGATCTATGGCGACGAGCTGGGGCCGATCCACGAAGTGGTCCGCCCCCTCGGCCAGCGCTGCGAGATGCGTGGCGAGACCCTGTACTGTTACGTGCGCGAGCCCGCGCCGCTGCTGGCCGCGCTCCATGGCCGCGCGGGCATCCGTTATCTGCACCGGCCCGCGAATCTCGAGGACGTATTCCTCAAGCTGACCGGCCGCGACATGAGAGATTGA
- a CDS encoding LysE family translocator, with protein sequence MSFEHWLAFVLTSIVILIIPGPTILLVIGDALAHRGRSAFATVAGVAAGDLTAFTLSMAGLGAVLAASATLFTALKWAGAAYLVYLGVQALRSAGRAEAMQVSSQAGSGRQRFAKAWLVTALNPKSIVFFVAFVPQFLDPHLGFWQQAVVLIPTFVVMASANAMVYALLARSLATRLTTRRAQSNVQRAGGITLIGAGALIAAKS encoded by the coding sequence ATGTCGTTCGAACACTGGCTCGCATTCGTGCTGACGAGCATCGTGATCCTGATCATCCCGGGACCGACGATCCTGCTCGTGATCGGCGATGCGCTCGCGCATCGCGGCCGCAGCGCCTTCGCCACCGTGGCCGGCGTGGCCGCCGGAGACCTCACCGCGTTCACGCTGTCGATGGCGGGGCTGGGCGCGGTGCTCGCGGCCTCGGCCACGCTGTTCACCGCGCTCAAATGGGCCGGCGCCGCCTATCTCGTGTATCTGGGCGTACAGGCGCTGCGATCGGCGGGCAGGGCGGAGGCCATGCAGGTATCGTCGCAGGCCGGCAGCGGCCGCCAGCGCTTTGCCAAGGCGTGGCTGGTCACGGCGCTGAACCCGAAGAGCATCGTGTTCTTCGTGGCGTTCGTGCCGCAGTTCCTGGACCCGCATCTGGGGTTCTGGCAACAGGCCGTCGTGCTGATTCCGACCTTCGTCGTGATGGCGAGCGCCAATGCGATGGTCTACGCGCTGCTGGCGCGATCGCTGGCCACACGGCTGACCACGCGCCGTGCGCAGTCGAACGTGCAGCGGGCCGGCGGCATCACGCTGATCGGGGCCGGTGCGCTGATCGCGGCCAAGAGCTGA
- the rpsU gene encoding 30S ribosomal protein S21 has protein sequence MTKIVLKPGEPVEVAMRRFRRAILQTGLIVELKSRTAYEKPTTERKRKKKAAESRLRKRLRMQMLPKKLY, from the coding sequence TTGACTAAGATCGTTCTGAAACCGGGTGAGCCCGTTGAAGTTGCAATGCGTCGTTTCCGTCGCGCCATTCTGCAGACTGGCCTGATCGTGGAACTGAAGAGCCGTACGGCCTACGAAAAGCCGACGACCGAGCGCAAGCGCAAGAAGAAGGCTGCTGAATCGCGCCTGCGCAAGCGTCTCCGCATGCAAATGCTGCCGAAGAAGCTGTACTGA
- a CDS encoding M14 family zinc carboxypeptidase: protein MREGGWRGMLCKVLIGAVAAWGHPRVSLAALAASNPFDAVAACYRGVARIQTDMAELERHYPQLARVALVGQTWSQRQIQSLRELVGRILPARVLPVHVERARRHGIVALVLGNRAGPPRRDRPRMVITAGLHARELASSEGAMRFAEWLLRSYGEDPTATWLLDRHEFHIIVHANPDGRVMAEQGVLSRGGGWRKNLNVVDGHCSASPIDSGVDLNRNFPHGWGRSTQASASDPCDETYRGPAPLSEPETQAIVRYIAGVRDGDGRYRGGIMSDLRSDLRAGWPAPADYPGLYVDLHSFGGWILWPDDDARAMTALAQRMAWLTRYRAVQRLGYAVDGDAAAMFRATLGVPSLVIEMAKSFYEPCYEFQRTSLPPVLDALRYAARTLGAPQALSRGPDVAQIRLSASRARQGEVVTVSATLDSDRYRYDRGLRGQPPVRRTVPRIAVAGHAAVRAMPGDVGAVPVVLRVNRRSGATAEVSGTLETADLPVGRHLVFVQGIGLGGLRGAPDAVFLDIEDS, encoded by the coding sequence ATGCGCGAGGGTGGCTGGCGAGGGATGCTGTGCAAGGTGTTGATCGGCGCCGTGGCGGCCTGGGGCCATCCGCGGGTATCGCTGGCCGCGCTGGCCGCGTCAAACCCCTTCGATGCCGTGGCGGCCTGCTATCGCGGCGTGGCGCGCATCCAGACGGATATGGCGGAGCTCGAACGGCATTATCCGCAGCTAGCGCGCGTGGCGCTGGTCGGGCAGACGTGGAGCCAGCGCCAGATTCAGTCCCTGCGCGAGCTGGTGGGGCGCATCCTGCCGGCACGTGTCCTGCCGGTGCATGTCGAGCGCGCGCGCCGGCACGGCATCGTGGCGCTCGTGCTCGGCAACCGTGCGGGCCCGCCGCGCCGCGACAGGCCGCGCATGGTGATCACGGCGGGATTGCACGCGCGGGAGCTCGCATCGTCCGAGGGCGCCATGCGGTTCGCTGAATGGCTGTTGCGAAGCTATGGTGAGGATCCCACCGCGACATGGCTGCTCGATCGCCACGAATTCCACATCATCGTCCACGCGAATCCCGATGGCCGTGTCATGGCGGAGCAGGGCGTTCTCTCGCGAGGCGGCGGCTGGCGCAAGAATCTCAATGTCGTGGACGGTCATTGTTCCGCCTCCCCGATCGATTCCGGCGTCGATCTCAATCGCAATTTCCCGCACGGCTGGGGTCGCAGCACGCAGGCATCGGCGAGCGATCCGTGCGACGAGACCTATCGCGGTCCGGCACCGCTGTCGGAGCCTGAGACGCAGGCCATCGTGCGATACATCGCCGGCGTGCGTGACGGCGATGGCAGATATCGCGGCGGCATAATGTCTGACTTGCGGTCTGACCTGCGCGCGGGCTGGCCCGCGCCGGCCGATTACCCGGGCCTCTACGTCGATCTGCACAGCTTTGGCGGATGGATCCTGTGGCCCGATGACGATGCGCGCGCGATGACCGCGCTTGCGCAGCGCATGGCCTGGCTCACGCGCTATCGCGCGGTGCAGCGTCTGGGCTATGCCGTCGATGGCGATGCGGCGGCCATGTTCCGCGCGACACTGGGTGTGCCGTCGCTCGTGATCGAGATGGCGAAGTCGTTCTACGAGCCATGCTACGAATTCCAGCGCACCAGCCTGCCGCCGGTTCTCGATGCACTGCGTTACGCGGCCCGCACGCTCGGTGCGCCACAGGCGCTCTCGCGTGGTCCCGATGTGGCGCAGATCCGGTTATCGGCGTCGCGCGCGCGACAGGGCGAGGTCGTGACCGTTTCCGCGACGCTCGACAGCGATCGGTATCGATACGATCGCGGCTTGCGCGGTCAGCCGCCCGTCAGGCGCACGGTGCCGCGGATCGCGGTGGCGGGGCACGCCGCGGTGCGTGCGATGCCGGGAGACGTGGGTGCCGTGCCTGTCGTGCTGCGCGTGAATCGGCGATCGGGCGCGACGGCCGAGGTATCGGGCACGCTGGAGACCGCGGACCTGCCGGTCGGGCGGCATCTCGTGTTCGTGCAGGGGATTGGGCTGGGAGGACTGCGCGGCGCGCCCGATGCCGTGTTCCTCGATATCGAGGATTCTTGA